Part of the Micromonospora rhizosphaerae genome is shown below.
GAACGCCGCCCCGGGACCGTCCAAAGGGTGGGCGATGTCCGGTCGCGTCGCGCCGGCCTCCCCCGGGTGGCAGGCTGGTGGAGTCGCCGGCGGCGGGCGCGACCAGGGCCCGCTGAGAGTCCCGTCGTGAAGGAGAGGATCTGTGGACGTCACCACCACGGACGAATGGCAGGCCCTGTGCAAGCACGCCGAGCAGATACGCGGCACCCACCTGCGGGACCTGTTCGCCGCCGACGGGCAGCGGGGTGAGCGGCTCACCGGCGAGGTCGCCGACCTGTACGTCGACTACAGCAAGAACCTGGTCACGGACGAGACGCTGGGCCTGCTCACCGCCCTCGCCGACCGGGTACGGCTGACCGACCGGATCGCCGCGATGTTCTCCGGCCAGCACATCAACTCCACCGAGGACCGGGCCGTCCTGCACACCGCCCTGCGCCTGCCCCGCGACGCGAAACTGGTGGTGGACGGGCAGGACGTGGTCGCCGACGTGCACCGCGTGCTGGACCGGATGTCCGCCTTCGCCGAGCGGGTCCGGTCGGGCACCTGGCGGGGGCACACCGGCGAGCGGATCACCACCGTGGTCAACATCGGCATCGGCGGGTCCGACCTCGGACCGATGATGGCGTACGAGGCGTTGAAGGCGTACCGGGGCGCCGGGATCACCTGCCGGTTCGTGTCCAACATCGACCCGACCGACATCCACGACAAGACGACCGACCTGGACCCGGCCAGCACACTGTTCATCGTGGTCTCCAAGACGTTCTCCACCCAGGAGACCCTGGCCAACGCCAACCAGGCGCGGCGCTGGCTGCTCGCCGCCCTCGACGCCGACGAGTCGGCGGTCGCCCGGCACTTCGTCGCGGTCAGCACCAACGAGCAGCGGGTCCGCGACTTCGGCATCGACCCGGAGAACATGTTCGGCTTCTGGGACTGGGTGGGCGGCCGGTACTCACTGCCGTCGGCGGTCGGATTGTCGGTCATGCTGGCGATCGGGCCGGAGCGGTTCCGGGAGATGCTGGCCGGCTACCACGCCGTCGACGAGCACTTCCGGACCACGCCGGTCGAGCGGAACATTCCGGCGCTGCTGGGCCTGCTCAACGTCTGGTACACCGACTTCCTCGACGCGCAGACCCACGCGGTGCTGCCGTACTCGCAGTACCTGCACCGGTTCCCGGCGTACCTGCAGCAGCTCACCATGGAGAGCAACGGCAAGTCGGTGGCCCTCGACGGCAAGCCGGTGGGCTACCGGACCGGGGAGATCTTCTGGGGTGAGCCCGGCACCAACGGGCAGCACGCCTTCTACCAGCTCATCCACCAGGGCACGCTGCTGATCCCGGCCGACTTCATCGCCTTCAGCCGACCCAACCACGACCTCGGCGACATGCACGACCTGTTCATGTCGAACTTCTTCGCGCAGACCGCCGCGCTGGCCTTCGGGCGTACCCGAGAGCAGGTCGAGGCGGAGGGCACCGCCCCCGACGTGGTGCCGCACCGGGTGATGCCGGGGAACCACCCGACCACCTCGATCATCGCCCCGAAGCTCACCCCGTCCACCCTGGGCCAGCTGATCGCCCTCTACGAGCACATCGTCTTCACCGAGGGCACGGTCTGGAACATCAACCCGTTCGACCAGTGGGGCGTCGAGCTGGGCAAGGTGATGGCCAACCAGCTCGCACCGCTGCTCACCGACGCCCGCCCGGACCTCGGCCAGCTGGACTCCTCCACCGCCTCGCTGATCGGGCGCTACCGGAAGCAGCGCGACCGGGACTGACGTCATTGGCGCGGCGCTGCTCCGGTCATCCGGTCACCGCCGCGCCGACAGCTCGCGGGGTCAGCCCCGGAGCAGGTCGGCGTGGGCGGCGCGCAGCCGGGCCAGCGCGGGATCGCCGGCGGGCACGCGCCGGTCCAGCTCGGCCCAGACCTCGGCGAGGGCGTCGGTGACCGCTCGCAGCTCGGCCGCGTGCCGCCGGCTGCTCTGCCGGTGCAACTCCTCGAGGCGACGGGCCCAGCCGGCGGTGACCGCGGCGACCCGATCGGCGTCGGCCCGCGCCTGGGCCGCCGAGCGGGCGGCCGAGGCGGGCACGATCACGGCGACCGGCCGCGGGTCGCCGTCACGGGTGACCACGGTGACGGTGTCGGTCAGCTCGGCCAGGGCGACGATCTGGGTGAGCCGGGTGCGGACCTCGCGCAGCGGCAGGGCACGCGGCCGGTCGGTGCGGTGGGCAACGGCGGGGGCAGCCATGGACAGATGTTGACGTCCGGGTACGACAGAACCTCGGCGGGATGGTCAGCGTGGGCGCACCCCGGCGTTCAGCTCCGCGCGCAGCTCGTCGCCGCCCTCGCCGGTCAGCGCCGCCGCCGGTGCTCCCGTAGGGCGGGCGAACGGGCGGTCAGATGATGAAGTGGGTCCAGTAGGTCAGCCACACCACGAAGAGGGCGCCCTGGAGAAGCGCCAGCGCCGCGGTCAGCCAGGTGTCGACCGTCGCCCGGCGGGCCCAACGCGCCAGCACCAGGCCGACCGGGAACGCGGCGATCAGGTATCGCAGCAGGCTCCGGTAGACCGGTGGGCCGATCGACAGCGGGACCAGCACCACGATCACGGTGTAGACCAGATAGGGCAGCTCGGCCCACCGGAGGCCGCACACCACGATCACCAGCACGGCGACCGCGAACCAGACCCGTACGGCGTCGCCGGGCGAGCCGCGGGTCAGCCCGTCGAGGATCACCGTCAGCGGGTTCTGCACGCTGATCCCCCAGCCCCTCTCCTGGGCGTGCTTGTACGCGTACCAGTCGCCGCTCTGCCACCTGCAGAAGGCCATGAAGGTCAGCCAGCCGGCCGGTACGAGCACCAATGGCCAGCCGACCCGCAGGTAGCGCCCGAGCGCCCGGGGGCCGAGGCGGTAACCGTGCTGGCGCAGCAGGACCAGGGCGAGCGGGACCACCACCAGGAAGCCGACCGAGCGGCTCAGCGCCAGGAGATAGCCGACGATCCCGACCAGGAGCCAACGCCGCTGCTCGGCGTACCAGAAGGCGGCCAGGGCGAGGCAGACGAAGACCGACTCGGTCAGCGCCGCCTGGAACAGGAAGGCGGCCGGCAGGAGCAGCAGGTACCGGGTGAACCGGCGGCCCGCCGCCGGGTCGTCCCGGGCGAGCGCCTCGCCGCCGCCCTGCTCGCCCGTGCCGCGCAGCCGACCGCGGTCCCCGGTGGCGAGCAGCCGACCGCCGAGCTGGTGGGCGTAGTAGAGCTGGAGCACCAGGGCGACGTTGCTGACCAGCAGCAGCGCCCACGCGGTGTGCCCGCCGAGCAGCGGCGCGAACGGCCGGGCCAGGAGCGGGTAGAGCAGCGGGAAGGCGAAGTTCCGCCACGGTTCGTCCAGCGGCATCCGGGCCAGGTGGTCGTAGAGGAAGGAGTCCCAGGCGAACCAGAGGGAGATCCACCGGTGCGGGGAGACCTCGTGCTGCTGGATGCGCATCGTCGTCTCGACCGCGGGCGGCGCGCCTCGCACGTTGTCCCAGGCGCTCAGCGCGATCACGCCGACCAGGCTGAGCACGACCTTCGACCCGACGAAGACCGCGAGCACGAAGCCCCACGGGGCGGGCACCCGGTCGGCGAGCCGGGACGCGGCGCGGGCCACCGGCCGCAGCCGGCCGCGCCGGCCCGGGCGCTCCGCGCCCGTGGCGGGAGCGCCGGCCGCGCCAGCCTGCCGCTCGTCCGCCATCCGTCCCCCACCGATCGCCCCGCCCGCGACCGCCCGCGGACCGCGAACCGTCCCCGGCATCCCCGTCCGGTGCCCGTTGACACCTGACCGGCTGCTCGGGTACCGACGACCCTGACCGGCACCTTCGTACCGATGACAGGACGGTGTCCGCCGGCGGGACGCGCGAGGCCGGCCGCCTGGGCCAGGCGTCCGCGAGGATGACGGACGCTGCCCGGCGGGTCCGCGCTCGGCCGGGGCAGCGGCGAGAATCGCCGCACGGAAAGGTGAGATCGGGCGCAGGCCGGGTAAGGGCGCTGCCGCATCGACAGGCCGGCGGCGGGGGGCTCGGCAGCATGGGCGACAGGAACGGCACCGTGATCATCGGTGCGGGGCCGGCGGGGCTGACCGCGGCGCACGAGCTGCTCCGGCACGGCGAGCCGGTCCGCGTGTTCGAGGCCGACGACGTGGTGGGCGGGATCAGCCGCACGGTCGAGCGGGACGGCTGGCGCTTCGACATCGGCGGGCACCGGTTCTTCACCAAGGTCTCCCGCGTCGAGGCCTTCTGGCACGAGATCCTGGCCGACGAGGACTTCCTGCTCCGGCCGCGGATGAGCCGGATCTACTACCGGGGCGCGCTCTACGACTACCCGCTCAACGCCGGGAACGCGCTGCGCAACCTGGGCATCCTGGAGGCGGTGCGCTGCGTCGGCTCGTACGGACGGGCGCGGCTGCGACCGCCGAAGGACCAGTCGCACTTCGAGGGCTGGGTGTCGGCCCGGTTCGGCTGGCGGCTCTACTCGATTTTCTTCAAGACGTACACGGAGAAGGTCTGGGGGATGCCGGCCGACCAGCTGCAGGCCGACTGGGCCGCACAGCGGATCAAGAACCTGTCGCTCGCCAAGGCGGTGCGGGGCGCGCTGCTGCCCCGGCGCAACCGCACGGACGTGACCAGCCTGATCGAGGAGTTCCAGTACCCCAGATTCGGTCCCGGGATGATGTGGGAACGGTGCGCCGAGCAGGTCGAGAAGCTGGGCGGGCCGGTGCGCACCGGCATCCCGGTGACCGCGGTGCACCGGGACCCGGCGGCCCGGCGGGCCACCGGCGTCACGGTGGCCGACGCCGGCGGGGAACGGATCGAGCCGGCCGACCACGTGATCTCCTCCATGCCGATCTCCACACTGGTGCGCGCGCTGCGGCCGGCCGCCCCGCCCGAAGTGGTCGCCGCCGCCGACGATCTGCGCTACCGGGACTTCCTGACCGTCGCGCTGGTCGTCCCGGAGGAGTTCTCCTTTCCGGACAACTGGATCTACGTGCACGACCCGGCCGCACGAGTGGGGCGGATCCAGAACTTCGGCTCCTGGTCGCCTCACCTGGTCAAGGACGGCCGTACCTGCCTGGGCCTGGAGTACTTCGTCTTCGAGGACGACGAGATGTGGCGTACCCCGGACGACGACCTGATCGCGCTCGCCACCGCGGAGCTGCAGCGGCTCGGCCTGGTCCGGCCCGGCTGCGTGGAGGCCGGCTACGTGGTACGGATGCCGAAGGCCTACCCGGTGTACGACGAGCGGTACCAGGACAACGTCGACGTGATCCGGGACTGGCTGACCCACGAGGTGCCCAACGTGCACCCGGTGGGGCGCAACGGCATGCACCGTTACAACAACCAGGACCACTCGATGCTGACCGCGATGCTGACCGCCGACAACATCGTCCACGGCACCGGCCACGACGTCTGGACGGTCAACGTGGAGCAGGACTACCACGAGGAGAAGTCGTCCGGCGACGGCCGGCACGGCACCGGCCGGGACGCACCGATCATTCCCGCCCGCCCGGTCGGCCAGGACGTCGAGTACCGCGGGATCGGCACGGTCCGGGCGGCCCGGGATGCGGGGGCACCGCGGCCGTGACGGGTCCGCAGCACCGAGCGGTAAGGCACGCCGCGTGAGCGTGGTCATAACGGCTGGACGACCGGGGCGGCCCTGCTGCTAGCCTTCTCGGCAGGTCATGAGCGCCAGCGTCAAGCCCCGGCTTGCTGGCCGGCAACCCTCCTCCGCGGTGGGGTGCCCCGGGTGAGGACCAGGCACCGGCAGGACGCCGGTGCAAGCGTGGCCTGGTACCCAGGTCATCACCGACCAGAGGGAACCATGTCTGCTCACTTCCGCACCCCGCCCGCCGATCGCGTCGCGTACCCGGCCGGTTTCCTGCTGGTCAAGCGGCGGCACGTCGATCTGATGCGGGTGTGCAGCGACGCCTGTCGCCGCGCCGACGCGCGCTGAGCGCCACACCCCCTTTTTCTCGAACCACCCACCCGGCTCGTCCGCCTTGGGCGCGCCGTCGGCGGCGTGCGCCCGCGCCGCCATCTGACCCTGGAGACACCTGTGCGATTTCTTCCCGCCCTGACCCGCGTCGCGGCGCTCGGCGCCGCCGCCGTCCTCGCCGCCACCGGCCTCACCGCCTGCGGTGACGACGCCTCCACCAGCAAGGCCGACAACCCGTACGACCTGCTCCAGGCCGGTGTGCTGCGGGCCGGCACGCTGACCGACGCCCCGCCGAACGTCTACCTGAAGGACGGCAAGTTCACCGGCTTCGACAACGACCTGCTCACCGCGGTCGCCGCCAAGGTCGGCCTGAAGGTGGAGTTCGTCGGCACCGACTTCTCCGCGCTGCTGTCGCAGGTCAACAACCACAAGTTCGACGTGGGCAGCTCGTCCATCACCATCACTGAGGCGCGGAAGAAGACCGTCGACTTCGGCAACGGGTACGACTTCGGCTACTTCGGCCTCGACGTGCCCGCCGGCTCCTCGATCACCAGCTTCGACCAGCTCTCCGGCAAGCGGGTGGTGGTCGTGCAGGGCACCGTGCAGGACGACTACGCCACGCGCGAGAACCTCAACCCGGTGCGGGTGCCCGACTACAACGGCGCGATCAACCAGCTCAAGGCCGGCACCGCCGACGCCTGGATCGCCCCGGCCGAGATCGGCGACAAGTCGGCGGCCGACAGCGGCGGCAAGGTCAGGGTGGCCGCCAAGCAGCTCAGCCCGGCCCCGACGGCGTACGCGGTGGCCAAGGGGAACGACGCGCTGCGCGAGGCGCTGAACAAGGGCCTCGACGAGGTGATCAAGGATGGCACCTGGAGCCGCCTCCAGGCGCAGTACTACCCGGGCCGCCCGATCCCGGCCGACTTCAAGCCGGGCAGCGGCACGGTCGCCGTCCCGGCGGGGCCGTCGGCCGCGCCGTCGGCGTCGGCCTCCTCCTGACAGTACGGAACAACGAGCGAGCAGGGCGGTAGGAGAAGCGACTGATGGATCCGTTGCGCACCCTCTGGGAGACCTTCTTCGACCGGGACTCCATGCGGCAGGCGCTGCCGGAGATGCTGACGGTCGGGTTGCCCAACACGCTGATCCTGGCGATCTCCGCCGCCCTGCTCGGTTCGGTGCTGGGCATGCTGCTGGCTGTCGCCGGCATCTCGCGTACCCGCTGGTTGCGGTGGCCGGCGCGGGTCTACACCGACGTTTTCCGCGGCCTGCCGGCCGCGGCGACCATCCTGCTGATCGGCGTGGGCCTGGCGCCACTGGGGATGGAGGTGTGGGGGCCGAACCCCTATCCACTGGGGATCCTGGCGCTGTCGCTGATCGCCGCCGCCTACATCGGCGAGATCTTCCGCTCCGGCATCCAGAGCGTCGAGGCGGCCCAGATGGAGGGTGCCCGGGCGCTGGGCTTCTCCTGGGGCGAGGCGATGCGGCTGGTCATCATCCCGCAGGGCGTACGCCGGATCCTGCCGGCCTGGGTCAACCAGCTGATCGCCCTGATCAAGGACTCCAGCCTGGTCTACTTCCTCGGTCTGGTGGCCAGCCAGCGGGAGCTGTTCCGGATCGGGCAGGACCATGCGGCCACCACCGGCAACGAGTCGGCGCTGCTGCTGGCCGGCCTCTTCTACCTCGCGTTGACCATCCCGCTGACCCACGCGGTCAACGCGATCGATCGCCGACTGCGCCAGGGCCGCGCCACCGCCGCGCCCGGCGACGAGGAGGACGACGCCGGCCTGGCGCTGGCCGGGGAGACCGTGCTGCCCACGACCGGACGAAAGGACCCGCGATGAGCACCAACACCGCCACCTCGGTCAGTCTCGGCGTCCGCGACGTCCACCTCGCGTTCGGCGAAAACCGGGTGCTGCGCGGCGTCGACCTGGACGTGGCTCGGGGCGGGACCGCCTGCGTGATCGGCCCGTCCGGCTCCGGGAAGTCGACCCTGCTGCGCACCATCAACCGGCTCATCGAGCCGGACCGCGGGGACGTGCTGCTGGACGGCCGCAGCGTGCTGCGCGACGACCCGGACGCCCTGCGTCAGCGGGTCGGAATGGTCTTCCAGCAGTTCAACCTCTTCCCGCACATGACCGTGCTGCGCAACATCACCCTGGCGCTGCGGCGGCTGAAGAAGCTGTCCGAGGACGAGGCGGTGCAGGTCGCGCGTGCCCAACTGGAGCTGGTCGGGCTGGCCGACAAGACCGACGCGCGGCCGGCGCACCTCTCCGGCGGCCAGCAGCAGCGGGTGGCGATCGCCCGCGCCCTGGCCCTGCAACCGCAGGTGATGCTCTTCGACGAGGCAACCTCCGCGCTGGACCCGGAGCTGGTCAAGGGCGTGCTCGGCGTGATGGCCGACCTCTCCGCCGCGGGCATGACCATGGTGGTGGTCACCCACGAGATGGGCTTCGCCCGCGAGGTCGCCGACACGGTGGCCTTCATGGACCGCGGCGTCGTGCTCGAGGCCGGCGAGCCGGCCGCCATCTTCGAGTCACCGGAGCACCCCCGGCTGCGCCGCTTCCTCTCCCAGGTGCTCTGACCCGGCTTGAGTCGGATGGTTCGGTGCCCGGTGGGTGGGGCGGTCACCGGGCGGCGACGGGTGGCATCGCCGTTCGGACCAGCGCGCCTGGCGTCCGGATCAGGGCTCCGGGCAGCGGTCGGAGAGGGCGTACCGGGTCAGCACGACGTCGCCGATCTGGCGGACCTCCAGCACCCGCGCCCGCCGACCAGGGTGCCAGGGGAATCGCCCGTCCCCCACGAAGCGCGGGGCCCGGCAGTCGCCGACGAAGAACGGCGCCACCACCAGATGCAGCTCGTCGGCGAGGCCGGCGGTGAGGAACTGGGCGTGCACGCTGCCGCCGCCCTCCACCATCAGCCGCCGTACGCCCCGGGTGGCGAGATCGGTCAGCACCGCGCGCGGGGTGACCGGCTCTCCCACGTCGACCACGGTCGCCACCTCGGCGAGGTGTTCCCGGGTCTTCTCGAGCACGGCGGTCGGGCAGTAGACCAGCTTCGCTCCGTCGCCCATGGTGAAGAAGCGGGCCGTCGGGTCGAGGTCACCGGTGCCGGTGAGGGTGACCTTCGCCGGTGACGGCGGCAGGCCGCGAGCCACCCGGTCGGCGCGGCGCCAGTCGGAGCGCACCAGCAGCCGCGGGTCGTCCCGCCGGACGGTCCCGGCGCCGACCAGGATGGCGTCGCAGCCGGCGCGGACCGCGTCGATCCGGTCGAGGTCCTCGGCATTGGAGAGCAGCAGCCGCTGCGCCGACGCGTCGTCGATGTAGCCGTCGATCGACATCGCGCAGCTGAGCAGGACATACGGCCGCTCAGTCATGGACGAGCGGGAGGTCGAGGGCATGGTCCCCACGGCTGGCCTTCGCCGCCAGGTAGCCGGCGTTGGCCGGGGAGAGGTGTACGGCGGTGGACACCCGGTCGGTCACCGTCACGCCGAGCCGCTCAAGCTGGGCGGCCTTGTCCGGGTTGTTGCTGAGCAGGGCGACCCGGGACACCCCCAGGGCGGCCAGCATCTGCACCGCCGCGGTGTAGTTGCGTTCGTCGGCGCCGCGGCCCAGCGCCAGGTTCGCCTCGTAGGTGTCCAGCCCGGCGTCCTGCAGGGCGTACGCGTCGAGCTTGGCGTACAGGCCGATGCCGCGGCCCTCCTGCCGCAGGTAGAGCAGGAACCCGCCGGTGTCAACGATGCGCTCGACCGCCTCCCGCAGCTGCGGGCCGCAGTCGCAGCGCTGGCTGCCGAAGACGTCCCCGGTCAGGCACTCACTGTGCGGGCGGACCAGGGGCGGGGGCCCGCCGGCGGCCTGCCCGTCCACCGTCGACGCCCAGTCGCCGAGGCCTAACGCCAGATGCTCCCGGCCGTCCACCAAGCCGTGGAAGGAGAAGACCCGGGCGGTGGTGGCGTACCCGTCGGGGAACCGCAGCGGGACCGTGACCTGGGTCCGGACCGTCGCGACCGGCAAGGCTTCGTCCATCGGTCTCCTTCGTCCCGCGCTGCCGCGGCAGCGCACACCTCGCTCCACCGTAGGCGTGATCAGCGATGGACACCGGACGG
Proteins encoded:
- the pgi gene encoding glucose-6-phosphate isomerase — protein: MDVTTTDEWQALCKHAEQIRGTHLRDLFAADGQRGERLTGEVADLYVDYSKNLVTDETLGLLTALADRVRLTDRIAAMFSGQHINSTEDRAVLHTALRLPRDAKLVVDGQDVVADVHRVLDRMSAFAERVRSGTWRGHTGERITTVVNIGIGGSDLGPMMAYEALKAYRGAGITCRFVSNIDPTDIHDKTTDLDPASTLFIVVSKTFSTQETLANANQARRWLLAALDADESAVARHFVAVSTNEQRVRDFGIDPENMFGFWDWVGGRYSLPSAVGLSVMLAIGPERFREMLAGYHAVDEHFRTTPVERNIPALLGLLNVWYTDFLDAQTHAVLPYSQYLHRFPAYLQQLTMESNGKSVALDGKPVGYRTGEIFWGEPGTNGQHAFYQLIHQGTLLIPADFIAFSRPNHDLGDMHDLFMSNFFAQTAALAFGRTREQVEAEGTAPDVVPHRVMPGNHPTTSIIAPKLTPSTLGQLIALYEHIVFTEGTVWNINPFDQWGVELGKVMANQLAPLLTDARPDLGQLDSSTASLIGRYRKQRDRD
- a CDS encoding ABC transporter substrate-binding protein; the protein is MRFLPALTRVAALGAAAVLAATGLTACGDDASTSKADNPYDLLQAGVLRAGTLTDAPPNVYLKDGKFTGFDNDLLTAVAAKVGLKVEFVGTDFSALLSQVNNHKFDVGSSSITITEARKKTVDFGNGYDFGYFGLDVPAGSSITSFDQLSGKRVVVVQGTVQDDYATRENLNPVRVPDYNGAINQLKAGTADAWIAPAEIGDKSAADSGGKVRVAAKQLSPAPTAYAVAKGNDALREALNKGLDEVIKDGTWSRLQAQYYPGRPIPADFKPGSGTVAVPAGPSAAPSASASS
- a CDS encoding amino acid ABC transporter ATP-binding protein, which translates into the protein MSTNTATSVSLGVRDVHLAFGENRVLRGVDLDVARGGTACVIGPSGSGKSTLLRTINRLIEPDRGDVLLDGRSVLRDDPDALRQRVGMVFQQFNLFPHMTVLRNITLALRRLKKLSEDEAVQVARAQLELVGLADKTDARPAHLSGGQQQRVAIARALALQPQVMLFDEATSALDPELVKGVLGVMADLSAAGMTMVVVTHEMGFAREVADTVAFMDRGVVLEAGEPAAIFESPEHPRLRRFLSQVL
- a CDS encoding NAD(P)/FAD-dependent oxidoreductase, which encodes MGDRNGTVIIGAGPAGLTAAHELLRHGEPVRVFEADDVVGGISRTVERDGWRFDIGGHRFFTKVSRVEAFWHEILADEDFLLRPRMSRIYYRGALYDYPLNAGNALRNLGILEAVRCVGSYGRARLRPPKDQSHFEGWVSARFGWRLYSIFFKTYTEKVWGMPADQLQADWAAQRIKNLSLAKAVRGALLPRRNRTDVTSLIEEFQYPRFGPGMMWERCAEQVEKLGGPVRTGIPVTAVHRDPAARRATGVTVADAGGERIEPADHVISSMPISTLVRALRPAAPPEVVAAADDLRYRDFLTVALVVPEEFSFPDNWIYVHDPAARVGRIQNFGSWSPHLVKDGRTCLGLEYFVFEDDEMWRTPDDDLIALATAELQRLGLVRPGCVEAGYVVRMPKAYPVYDERYQDNVDVIRDWLTHEVPNVHPVGRNGMHRYNNQDHSMLTAMLTADNIVHGTGHDVWTVNVEQDYHEEKSSGDGRHGTGRDAPIIPARPVGQDVEYRGIGTVRAARDAGAPRP
- a CDS encoding RibD family protein, with the protein product MTERPYVLLSCAMSIDGYIDDASAQRLLLSNAEDLDRIDAVRAGCDAILVGAGTVRRDDPRLLVRSDWRRADRVARGLPPSPAKVTLTGTGDLDPTARFFTMGDGAKLVYCPTAVLEKTREHLAEVATVVDVGEPVTPRAVLTDLATRGVRRLMVEGGGSVHAQFLTAGLADELHLVVAPFFVGDCRAPRFVGDGRFPWHPGRRARVLEVRQIGDVVLTRYALSDRCPEP
- a CDS encoding amino acid ABC transporter permease → MDPLRTLWETFFDRDSMRQALPEMLTVGLPNTLILAISAALLGSVLGMLLAVAGISRTRWLRWPARVYTDVFRGLPAAATILLIGVGLAPLGMEVWGPNPYPLGILALSLIAAAYIGEIFRSGIQSVEAAQMEGARALGFSWGEAMRLVIIPQGVRRILPAWVNQLIALIKDSSLVYFLGLVASQRELFRIGQDHAATTGNESALLLAGLFYLALTIPLTHAVNAIDRRLRQGRATAAPGDEEDDAGLALAGETVLPTTGRKDPR
- a CDS encoding GTP cyclohydrolase II translates to MDEALPVATVRTQVTVPLRFPDGYATTARVFSFHGLVDGREHLALGLGDWASTVDGQAAGGPPPLVRPHSECLTGDVFGSQRCDCGPQLREAVERIVDTGGFLLYLRQEGRGIGLYAKLDAYALQDAGLDTYEANLALGRGADERNYTAAVQMLAALGVSRVALLSNNPDKAAQLERLGVTVTDRVSTAVHLSPANAGYLAAKASRGDHALDLPLVHD